In Neorhizobium sp. NCHU2750, a single genomic region encodes these proteins:
- a CDS encoding ribokinase, with product MITVFGSINMDLIANTAELPRPGETVAGSSFATAAGGKGANQALAARRAGSAVRMAGAVGNDTFAAPALDLLEGAGADLTSVLKASEPTGTALVLVGGNGENMIAVVPGANGTLTPDEAVKTVTAMAAGDILMLQLEIPAPAVEAAFKAAREKGVMSIFNTAPFTADAARLSALADIVVANETEFDALAKGKAATTAEREAALRSLHAASGQTFVVTLGGEGVIAIRKGEILSAKGLTIEPVDTVGAGDTFCGYLAASLDQGLDFAEALRRAAVAGSLACLKPGAQPSIPLAEEVDARI from the coding sequence GCAGGCTCGAGCTTTGCCACGGCGGCAGGCGGAAAAGGGGCAAACCAGGCGCTTGCCGCGCGTCGCGCCGGAAGTGCCGTCAGAATGGCGGGCGCAGTCGGCAATGATACATTTGCCGCCCCGGCATTGGACTTGCTTGAGGGGGCGGGAGCCGATCTCACGTCCGTACTGAAGGCCAGCGAGCCGACCGGTACCGCACTGGTATTGGTGGGCGGCAATGGCGAGAACATGATCGCCGTTGTACCGGGCGCAAACGGCACGCTGACACCGGACGAGGCGGTGAAGACGGTGACGGCCATGGCAGCCGGCGATATTCTGATGCTGCAGCTCGAAATTCCCGCTCCGGCGGTGGAAGCGGCTTTCAAGGCTGCACGGGAAAAGGGCGTGATGAGCATCTTCAACACGGCACCCTTCACGGCCGATGCCGCCCGGCTTTCCGCGCTCGCGGATATCGTCGTTGCCAACGAGACGGAATTCGATGCACTGGCGAAAGGCAAGGCGGCAACCACGGCGGAGCGCGAGGCGGCACTGAGGTCCCTGCATGCGGCGAGCGGGCAGACTTTCGTGGTCACGCTCGGCGGCGAAGGCGTCATCGCCATCCGAAAGGGAGAAATCCTTTCGGCAAAGGGTCTCACGATCGAACCGGTCGATACGGTCGGCGCCGGCGATACGTTCTGCGGCTATCTTGCGGCAAGCCTCGACCAGGGCCTCGATTTCGCCGAGGCCCTGCGCCGTGCGGCGGTCGCCGGCTCACTCGCCTGCCTCAAGCCCGGCGCCCAGCCATCCATCCCGCTGGCAGAAGAGGTTGACGCGCGCATCTGA